From the genome of bacterium, one region includes:
- a CDS encoding Txe/YoeB family addiction module toxin: MSWTLVFTKQAQKDAKKLKASGLKPKAERLLEILELNPYQHPPPFEKLVGDLAGACSRRINIQYRLVYQVLEDVKTVKIIRLWTHYE, encoded by the coding sequence CTTGTCTTCACGAAACAGGCCCAAAAGGACGCCAAGAAGCTCAAGGCGTCTGGATTGAAACCAAAAGCCGAGCGATTACTTGAGATTCTGGAACTGAATCCTTATCAACATCCTCCGCCCTTTGAGAAACTAGTTGGAGATCTGGCTGGCGCATGTTCTCGTCGCATCAATATACAGTATCGACTGGTGTATCAGGTTCTGGAAGACGTCAAGACGGTTAAAATCATCCGACTGTGGACGCACTACGAATAA